The following DNA comes from Anastrepha obliqua isolate idAnaObli1 chromosome 1, idAnaObli1_1.0, whole genome shotgun sequence.
acaatttatgtatataaccTTGTAAAACGGATCCTTGAACAGAGCGAAAAAAGCCCAGACCCGAAGGATTTAAGAAAAGGTGTCCaacatttttacacaaaattaagatttataaTTATTGCAAATGGCATtgcacgtcaatcatatttgacacttgtgaattaggcagctgcagtatacaaagagataagcataacaaattgctcagtaagcagtttctgctagggtgttaccgcaggcctcacccgtgcagacacctgctcgagccttaGCCACCTCCCAGccacatcaggaggcatttcctcaactacgcggacgagatctcagacaaaacaaacaaacagttactggatcggacagtgtacagacaggccaccTTCTTAAGCACCCGACTTCCGAATGCCGTTATTgcagtccaaccaccaccaatcgcagacgaagagctccaacttccccgagagtcccgcgtaaccttggcacaattacggtttggatattgtagcaggttaaactcctacttacccagaatcgaccccgacatactaaatatatgtccagcatgtgaaggcactccgcacgacactaaccactttttcacatgccctattaaacccactcatctagcaccactctccctctggacccaacccgtcgaaacagctagtttcctgggcctaccgttagatgagctagacgaagacgaccggtgattacgctacactgacagggcaaaggtactgctacaacaagaaCAAACAGATAAAAGCTCCACTGCGTAAAGCTTAAAATaatgatttccatcactcaaaatcatatttttttgttggtattCAAAAACAATAGGATGAATTTTACGCCACTATGAAACTTGCAGCGACTACCAAgcatagtctcagctattaatggctcaaaaaaacaacaatgtttAAGGGGGATattttacaaaagcaaaaaaaaaaattgtttgccaaaattttttaacaaaaaatcaaaactattattcaacaaaaattccaattttatttcttaagtatattttattctaaaaaattacaaaaaaaaaatataaaaactatatttcactttaaaaactctataTCTAAATTTTCCACATTGAACAAatccatgaagcaataattaaaggtgatgcaAGATGTATCACCCTGTGTCAGCCACCTAGAGCTACTTAATAAGCCCGTgatgtcctcttggaaaagtcaatttttatttcagggcaaattctaaagaaaaaatattggaaagcataaaaatgaaaacttttactAAAGAGTttagcaggcaatactgtttttgttgtgccaAAAAAGTAGGCCAAAGAGGGCGTTTGCTTATGTCTCAAAGAGACaaatgaaaaaccaaattggataaaATCTTGCGGCACTTTATTGAAGTCAGGTGAAAAAGTTTGGGTTTATCACTTTTCGGCAACAGATTTCGAGATCGGGCCAGATCGAAAGAGGACGAAGTAATCTCGTGATACACTTCCGACGCCTATCGAAGTTTTACATTGCTGGAATGAGCCTGAGACGGAACATCCTTCGCTTGATGTTTCTACGTAAACAGACTTAAtccttttttattgaaaaagtgaagttttatttaaatgaattttgatttaatttatatacTCATTATTAAGTGTCAAATACTTTCTGAGGGCAGCCTAAAAAGTTGAGAGTCCCAATCAAAACAATCTATTGCGTTAGCGATGATATGGCACAGGCAGTATAAAAATTCTTGCATGGATTAACATACAGTCACTCATACCTTACttgatacagatacgattttttggaaagtgttctatatttcatttcatttcatatgtTGGTATTACTTGGGACTTGCGCTTAGGGTTTTATATTGATAAAAGCAAAAGTTATCttcattttgtaattttctagctattttaattgtttcttcCCTTTGAAGACATGCATGCCCAAACTATGTCGTCGCCACTGCCTATCTACCATCTGGTtcaaataagtttatttttaccCCGTCTGCAAAAAGTACTGTCCTCCAAAACCCTGGGTTCTTATTTAGATGATCACGCAAGCAAAATCTCTTACTTCTATTCCTTGGACTTACGAAAGGTTCATTACGGGCTATTCTGGTACTTAAATTAGCTTCTCTCAGTACTCTCCAAACAGTATCTAAATGGCAAGTCTTACCCAAATCCttgaatttacaatttcagcTATTTTACTATGCggcattcattttttgaaatgccccaAAGCTAATTCATGCTTTTCTATCAAAGCGGTGCCGTGGTACATAAAACGGCCACAAgcgtacataaaatttaatattccttAATGCGAAACTCTCTCTACGAACTCTCGCAtagtaaaaaatacaattccatttgttgaaatttgcgTCGGGAATAGAGGTTATTTTAACTGTATCATTTAAGTTACGGCGTGAATTCTCTACATGTTTATTGTttggtttctttgttttttttttttttggaaacgacacttttttgtatttcatgttgagaaatgaaataaaaccaaataaataaaatatttgcatactctgtatcaaataaggtgtgagtgactgtaggTCTTCTTTTTGTATATACGTGCTGTAATGTAGTTCGCTCCAAAGACAAACAGCAAAAACGAAGAACTGGCATTCAGATACAAGACAACTGTTTTCACTAAGCAAGCTAAGTTATCGGGACGATCTAGTCAAGTGAATTCGTTCGGCAAGATAATTGGACTCACTAGAGTTAATGACCTTGTGAAGCacgttcccacggcagtcggttctacataaccggaacgacccggatttatatcaggccaaggactgtcactccagcagcattcccagtatatgtatggggattgtttatgctgctacaacaacaaccttgTGAAGCAGATCATTCCGCTAaaaccacctggacaaaggaggtcaaactgtcccTCAGGGTAAAAGTCAATGACagaccaattccgacggtaaacagtTCCAAAATCTTGGGTGtgacctttgacagtttgctctccttctccgcgcatacaaccgcaattgccactaaggtccaaaatcGCAGCAACTTCCCCAAGTCACTTGCCGGCAACACTTGgcgcaaagacaaagaactgttgctatcgacatttaaggcaattgatcggccggttctaaattatgctgcgcctgtctggtcacctggaactagtgacacgcagtgcaTAAAGCTACAGACTTCCCacaatactgccattcggacagtgaccggttgcctcctgatgtcccctattcAACAACTTTTCAACGgggcacaaatgctccctgtAAAAGATCACAATAAACTGCTCCCCAAGCAGCTCCTGCTGGGGTGCTAGCGCatgtttcacccttgcagacacctacttgagccagagccgcctcctaggTGCGTCAGAAGACACCTTTTAAACtatgccgacgagatccaggacaaaactgacagaaattagacagtcaataaacgacattctccggaagaccgtcaccaccttcttaagctcccgccctgtgaatgccgtaatcggagaccaaacaccacctattgcagttgaagagctccagcttccccgtgagacacgcgtaacactggcacaattacgttctggatactgtagcaggtgaAACtcttacttatccagaattgaccccgaaaTATctaacatatgtccggcatgtgaagatactccgcacgacactaactacCTCTTCACAAGCCCCTTCTGTAGTTTTCGAGTTGAAAGCCTTCTTGTAAATAACGAAACTCTGAGATTTACATGCATTTAAAAGTAACCCATTGTCACAGGCCCATTTGCTGACGTGATCTAAGTCAGTGTTGagattattaaaacaaataatggCAGATACAAAAGGGCAGctgacatataatataattggacATCATCCGCGTATAGGTATGTACATGAATGTCACAATATTTAAAcaaactttgtaaaccatttatATGTAACACAAAAAATAGCGAACCGAATAGAGCCTTGGTGAACACCTTTAATTACAGGTAAGTAGTTAAATATAATGTCACCGGCACAAACAGCTTGCACGGggtcactatttttattaaatgtaatgCAGGCAATGAGAAGTTAAACAAACTGCTAAGTTTCAAAGCTAGAAGCGCCATATTATGCATATTACTATTATTTGCGTtacattattatcatttctaCATTTGCGCacacatgtaaatatgtttgtagaAAAGTTAATACTACCTTAAGTCTGTGTCTGCCTTCGCAATGACTGCCTCACTTAGCCTTATTTTaatgtgtaatattttttttcttgccatAAAAAAGCCTTTGGGCACAGTTACAAGTTGAACATTTTATCAATGCTTGAGCTCAATAAGTTACACGTAAATAcgtaaattaatttaatgaagATAATATACATGCAGACAACATTGTTAATACGTCAACGTCTGCCTACTACGAACATTTCATTGAATGATAGCCAATTTTCGGAATAATATATTTACGTGCACACATACTTAAAAAAgcatacctaaatatgtatgtatgtagataatcGCATGCAactttatatatgtagatactACGTACCTAAAAATATGTTCATTAGCATTGAGTATTGTTGTAACCTtaagaagaaataataaaaatattattcttgaTTGGATGTTTTTTTGTGCATTCGGAGTACTATTTGCTACGTATGTATCGTATACACAATACAGTCGACTCTCGTTAATTCAAACCTGCGATATTTGGAACTTCTCATTAATTCCctacaaaatctctttatatttcgaattatgtccatacatttttatgcactcTGTAATTCGAACGAAAAAATCACCTGGTAAAGGTGAATTTCCTCGTCTGGAAGAAAGCCTGGTCAGTTGGCTTAGACAGGGTAGAGGACAAAAAGTATCTATATAGCGAAactttgttaaaagaaaaaaaaggagtTCGCGTCTACTCTAAACATACAAAACTTTGCGAGAAGTGACTTACAAGGTggcttagaaatttcaaaaagaggAATGGAGTCGTGTTTAAAAAAGTGTGTGGAGAAGGAACTGTTAATGATGCTGTTTGCTCAGTTTGGCATGGTAAAGTGAAGACACTGATTGAAAACTATGATGCCCGAGACATTTTCAACACTAATGCAACTGGCCTATTTTTCAAATGCTTACTGGACAAGACGCTTACTTTTAAAGATGAAAAGTGTCATGGGGGAAAACAGTAATAATCAGTAATAATTATGGATGATCAAGAACCATCAATGGTACCAGTAGTTGACATCAGCGATGTGAGTTTTTCTGACTATGTTCAAGAGAATGAAGATGTTGCTGTCTCAGGATCACTAGCCGATGACGAAATTTTATCTACGACAGATACGAATGAAAAGAGCAACGAAAAAGATGAAGACGATACATGGTAGCAAAAGCCTCATTCGATAACTGATGAAACAgtatcttctactcaaatatgaacgagacgttatcaataaaacggtccgcggatgacatatggcaaaaataaatttttcgttttttggtaggactgttataagcttacatggcaaatttcagcgtgatatgtcacatactttgttttctgtgctactgtaaacaagtcaagctcgagtgtgttcttcgaatttaacgatggaaattcaagttgaacaaagaatttgtttaaaattttcttatttcaacaaaatttcggcttcagacgccttaaaaatgttgcagacaacttatggggactctgctctatcgcgtgcacgtgttttccagtggtacaaatcgttcaaagagggccgtacatcggttgaaaacttgcctcatgaacgtcgtccagcaacatcagtaaacgacgaaaacatcggaaaattaaaggaaattgtgcttgaaaatcgcacaaatcgcaaaatcggttaacgctgaatattatttagacgttttaaagcgtttgcgcgagagcATTCGTcataaaaggaaggaattgtgggacaacaagtcatggttcttgcatcacgataatgcaccagctcacacatcacgtcttgttcgcgaatttttgaacaaaaataatgttagtatcgttccgcaagcaccgtattcgcctgatatggctccatgtgactttttcctgtttcccaaactcaagttgccgctccgtggaaaacattttgagacaattgaagtcataaaagagaattcgaagaacacactcgagtttgacttgtttacagtagcacagaaaacaaactatgtgacatatcacgctgaaatttgccatgtaagcttataacagtcctactaaaaaaacaaaaaatttaatagttttccatatgtcatccgcggaccgttttattgataacgtctcgttcatatttgagtagaagttatACCAGGCACTTTTTctccttaaaaatattattgaaaagtctGAGCAGCAGCAAAGTGTTTCGCAGCAAACCCGTATAAATGAGTTCCCTTTCAAAGATTACTTAATTCAcattatgaatatgtaaaatattagcagttaaataaaaacacttgaTGATTCGAAGTTTGATTGATTTTCACTCGAACATTTCGaaccatttaatatttcaaagactcgataattcgtaatattttaagaGTCCTTCGAGTCGActgcacatactcgtacatacgcgTACATACAGCAGTGCACATGTGGAGGCACAGCGCTACTCGAACACAATATCCATTGACTCACACACAAACAATTTACCTattcttattttctttaatcCCTGCGAGCAATCTTACAAGCATTTTTATACCTACTTATGCACGTacttgtacttatgtatgtatgtgtatatgtatgtatgtatgtatgtatgtatgtatgtatgtatgtatgtatgtatgtaggtacgcaATAGGTGAGCTCTTAGCATTTCAGCCGAATgtacttgtattaattttctgCACTGAAGTTCATCTTAATCGCACAATGATAATAAATTCAAGATAATCAGCTAATGATGCAATTCAAGATCGGCGCACGCTTAGTCTGCTCTCAGAGGTTTGCGACGTGACTAATTATGCGAGCAATGGAATTATATCTGTCACTTTCCACGTAAAATCATATTATAAGGCCATTACatgccaaaataaaataattcgttTAAGCTTACGCCCCATCGAGCTTGAAGTTGTCCTTCGAGTACTCCCTGGCGGGTAACCGATTACATCGCATTGCTTCGTATATTTCTGTGTATAAGCAAGTTATTTTGTGTACTCCCGTTTACCGCCTAAGTAATGAATAGAAAAGTAAGCAACAACTCTAAATTCCCTTCCAAACGAGCAATGagggaataaataaaaagtccTTTTTACACCTTTTACCTCTTAGGCCAGCCTTTAACTGCCTACAGTCTGGTCTTGCGCACTGGGCGATATTCTGTTATTTGAGGATAgcaaagttgttttatttagtataaAGAGGGAACGCTGGTTGAGGTGTATACCCTAAATAAATACCGCCAATACATGGATACCCATCCATGTGATGTGACTCAATGTAATTAcgggccccaaagaaaaaagtctcaaGGTGTTacatcacaagatctcggtggccaattgtgatcacttcttcgagagataacacggtccggaaacttttcccgtaaaagatcaatggtttcgttgcttgtgtggcacgtagcgccgtcttgttgaaaataaacgttgtccagatcaataccatccaattccggccataaaaaatcgttaatcatctctcgatagcgcaatccattcaccaataacacatgttattggaaaacccttgaaattgaaaaattgaaatttgaaaaggtcgagccaaggagcaccaggagatttggtggctcctccaaggagggaaggagaaaagtatcagagaaagatagagatagttagtcctgtgacaatttgtctatgtcgtcgtaaagctcatacagctcatcgttccatagcctacgatattcgccgttgccaacgtgcaaaggtccaaaaatcttacgcagaatctttctctcaaacattccaagcgttgtttcatcggatgttgtcatcgcttCTACGCCATAGGTTAGGACGGGCAttatgagagtcttgtagagtgttagttttgttcgtcgagagagaactttactactcaattgcctacttagcccaaagtagcacttgttggcaagagagattctgcgttggatttcaaggctgacatttttatcggtgttaatgctggttcctaaataaacgaagacttttacaacctcgaaatcataactgtcaacagtgacgtgggtgccgatacgcgagtgcaccgactgtttgtttgatgacaggaggtacttcgttctgTCCTCGTTCGCCACCAGGCCCATtcgttttgcctctttatccagtttggagaaggcagaactaatagcgcggttgttaaggtgatgatgtcaatatctgTCAATAAATGTCATCCAAAAAAAGGACAACGCTGCTAtcaccaaagacatgatttcgaATGTtaaatccgacccaacattcatctaacgcatcattactggagccAAGACGTGGGCTTATGAGTTCGACACGCAACCCAGGCATCAAGCGAGAGAGACGGGGAGAATAAagaccaaaaaataaaacaggtcgttttcagtcaaacaaGAGAGTGAAACGCACCATTTTGGTGGAGCAGTATTGTACACCACAATTTTTTACCAGAAGGTCAGACTTATTAACTATTAAAGACTATTATTTGGACGTTATGaggcgtttacgtgaagcaattcgctaaaaaataaaggttttgtgggaaaataactcgtggattttgctcCACGATAAGGCagcgtcgcacagtgccatcctAATCCGTGAATCTTTGAGCAAAAACGAAGCGAGTACTATCCAATAGCCATCGAATTTACttaatatggctccctgtgatttttttctgtatcaTAGAGTCAAAAAGTCATTATGGGGACAGACGAAAagagtaatggaaaaatcgaagacactCTGATGATTATACCGAAAAGAGAGCTTCGGACATGTTTCGAGAACTGGATCAAGCGCTGGCATAAACGCGTTGCAGCTGAAGGGTTAAGTACTCCCCTTCAACTGTAACGCGCTTATGCCAGCGCTTGATCCAgcacttaggttaggttgaagcagtTGAAGCTGAGgacttccaattcgttaaaaaattgtctgcctaggCAAATCTACGTCTgaagagcaggacaatggcacagaaggtgcaagtTTGTCTCTtgctcttcctcatcaagacaacctctacagaagtcatgtgcttgcacacccatcctttgggcgtgcctagGAAGTACTATGAAGGCGGTAATATCACTTCTGAAggataaacttgtattttgaatttgagGACACTTTTTGATGAAGCTGCTACATGAACAGAgggaaatagtttttaaaaaaccataaaaaagtattaaatttttatgtaatgaTAATTTACAAAGTGATTACACCTTTGAAAGCTTTCCCAGTCTGCCTTAAGTGCACATTATAAGAATAGgtgaaaagaagaaatatgTGAAATGCACACTCACCTTTGTATGTATAGAATTTATCCAAATCTACATTAGCAATCAGCGCGGATAGTGAGAAGGTAACTGTTAAATTGACCGCATCATTCGCATCCGGTATTAGATTCAAATGCCGGCATATTGTTGTCAAACCCGCAccttcatcttcatccaacTAGAAAAGAGGGGGAAAAACGCTGACAATCAAAATGCGCAACGGGAagtgaatttagaaaaaaacaaactaagCAGTCAAACAATATAGCAATCAAATAACCATTAAAATCATAATAGTCTCACTAGTAATCATTCAATATTTCACATCCTTTGCAATAGCATCCATTCAATCCACTCGTTGCATACAATCAACTTACATTGAAAAAGAATCCCAATACAGCAGCGCCGTCAGTGAATTCCAGCGCATCGGCAAGTGTCGCATATTTCTTGTTGCGATGCACAATATGCATTTCCATCGTATAACGGATGTCGTTGATCACATGCTCAGCGCCACGATTGTTCTTATCGCCCCAGTGAAAATGGACACTCTCCACTTCGAAATCTCCTGGCAGCTTACCGCCACGTACGTACGGCATAAAATCGCCACTCTCCTTCTCCTCTTCACTCAGCTTGGGTATATTGATGGCAACTGAGGGAAAATAGAATAATACATAGCAGGATAAGTCCAATGGGTGAAAATAGACAAACATGGAAAAATGGTGTATTGTAATTGAATTGTTTGAAATTGCCTCTTCTTTATGTATTCCATAGGAAGGCTGTGAACAAAAGCTCTTCAAAATGATGTTTCTATAtttggcaaatatttattaaatttacattcTTCACAAATTGTTAGCGTACGAATATTAATTCTGTGCCTGTATGTCGTATACGAAAATCTAATATAAGAAACAAGTGTTTATCGAAATAGTTTTAGTACTTTTAAAAGACAAATATTAATATGTAGTACATAAATtagtatacctatgaaatgagactttttttcaatttcaaatgtttattaacaaaaaatggttacaaatttaatcttcaaaataatagccatcgctagcgacacatttttcccatctctcaggtaatttgtggatgccgcgccaaaaaaattggccgtctttggccgcaaaccaatcatcgagccattttttggctttttcctgagaattgaagcgctgctcggaaagtgcatGGTCCaccgatgcaaacaaatgataatcggaaggcgccaagtctggtgagtaagctgcatgcaccagcggttcccaatcgtccgtctccaccaattcccgggtcgctcttgttcgatgtggcggtgcattgtcatcaagaaaaattactttgtgacgccgatcggcatattctgggcgttttcggtgtatagcgctgttcaaatcggccaattgtcgttggtagcgtgcaccgtcaactgtttcacctggttttaatagctcgtaccaaatcatacctcGCTGATCGCAGAAAACACATAGCATTGctttgcggccgaagcgatttggtttggccattATTTTTGGCTtctggccgggcggaccatacgatcgtttacgcttgggattgaagaaatacacccatttttcatcacccgtaacgattcgaagacttccttttgaaccagaagagcagcatttcacaagtggtttttcggttctcaaCGAtatccgcaaatcgtagtttgaaggcacgaaattcgacattttttaagagcgacaaaaatgcattgatgtaagaaacgtaacaaacaatgaactgaatattgttgacagatgacagacaagacatttgggaaggtttaaaaatactcctagcgacatctatggactaatagctgaaagtctcatttcataggtatatacctggttcgtaatattcttaaaaataaatattaaattcgaATTAGCTCTTCTGAACTTACTTCGTCCGATTTCTACTCACCAGTATGCCCATTGTTGACCATAAGCAGTGGATTTGGCAGCAAATTATGATAGCCAATCATATCAATCGCTGGCATATTCAATGGGATAGCCTAGAAaatgatttgataaaatttcaaataagcaaacaaatttaaatgtacATAAAAACAGGAACTCATACaaaacagattgaaatgaaaatttctctATTTAATAATTGAATGATTTAAGTGTCGAAGTTCGTGATTTCATCAGCTCTTAACTAATTAAGGATATCGTGACTACATACAAAGTTACTAAgagataattattaaaattttccatttccggatgaatttatttcaaaaaaatgtctagGCTCCAAGAAAGGTGTGCAGCTTAACACACAGGCGGGTTGAGAAGTATTCAACGCTACTACACCCATTAAACAGTGCAGGAACCAAAATTTATCCgtcattttaatattcaaattttcatttgaacatacagaaaattgtgttttgatctaacaattcattctttgtcCACAAACCATTTGAAGCCAGGTCAGAAAAAGCGGTAACTGCCCTATATGCGGGCAAAACTGCTATGGGACTTAAAACTGCGTATAGAACCCTGGCTATACACTGCGGTTGTGAAGTCTGTACTCTTTTGCGGAGTCACTGTTCGGGGACCAGGATTGGAAGATATGGTATCCAAGAGTACAAAGAACATCCATGCTTATCACCGGAGCGCTACCTTCTACTCCAACCAAGGCTCATGAGACTCTATTAGATCTCCTCGCCATGGTTATCTATGGCAAATTCCGGGTTAGATGTAACGCAATGGCTCTAAATGCATACCTAATC
Coding sequences within:
- the LOC129236138 gene encoding carbonic anhydrase 2 — protein: MIIPAWRWLHFIVPVGLFGTAVWEAKRSTAGSRFGYSEPNQRRWARHHGHCAGKTQSPIALHSSKAIPLNMPAIDMIGYHNLLPNPLLMVNNGHTVAINIPKLSEEEKESGDFMPYVRGGKLPGDFEVESVHFHWGDKNNRGAEHVINDIRYTMEMHIVHRNKKYATLADALEFTDGAAVLGFFFNLDEDEGAGLTTICRHLNLIPDANDAVNLTVTFSLSALIANVDLDKFYTYKGSLTTPPCSEAITWVLYPDPIPISPKQIARFRQLQDTQDGALVDNFRQLQPIGNRRIFMRNGNTRHTHVEALKKELDYKKWDWYN